In Dermacentor variabilis isolate Ectoservices chromosome 11, ASM5094787v1, whole genome shotgun sequence, one genomic interval encodes:
- the LOC142564594 gene encoding bestrophin-4-like, which translates to MTITYSLNVSEARLCGFAKLLLRWRGSIYKLLYREMIIFCTLYFGLSALYRHILNEHQKVVFESLAKYCEKFTDLIPLSFVLGFYVSIVVGRWWQQYMNVPWPDKAVMAIAAYVNGTDERGRVIRRTMARYLSLLSALTFQGISTAVKKRFPTLDHMEEAGLMTKEERRVYDSIPVAHGKWWVPAQWFVALAVRARKEGRIKDDILLKHLLQEMHEFRGCCGMLYSYDWISIPLVYTQVVTLAIYTYFLATVMGRQYLSSSSDEIDLYIPVFTILQFFFYMGWLKVAEQLINPFGEDDDDFELNWCLDRNLQVSFQIVDDMHQRHPRLVRDIYWDEAEPQLPYTKSSVNLRTQPHLGSAMTLDVDPEESEFVPMETILEEDHDEHKYTSPPTSPPNAADVQPVPGPFSSHFNHMPLHLQPQPPDGAPLSTISNHLLDSPLITTRNTSDNTTQTGLRILNTGSRLLNFIIGSSNDNLPQSPKVKEHPLVPHFVSRPQLSRRNARTVSLCEGLDHRSHEFAVEERRSLLRGEDRPTIKESVPKSVIVDLATPTVTFEEAKQTEESQHEKKMEEQPEPSPYEPNSSTESLLAENSQCSADSYTQLLPP; encoded by the exons ATGACGATCACGTACTCGCTGAACGTCTCCGAGGCTCGGCTGTGCGGCTTTGCCAAGCTGCTGCTGCGATGGCGCGGCAGCATCTACAAGCTCCTCTACCGGGAGATGATCATATTCTGCACCTTGTACTTCGGACTGAGCGCCCTCTACCGGCACATACTCAACGAACACCAAAAAGT CGTCTTCGAAAGCCTGGCCAAGTACTGTGAAAAGTTCACGGACCTGATCCCGCTCTCCTTCGTGCTTGGCTTCTACGTGTCCATTGTCGTCGGTCGCTGGTGGCAGCAGTATATGAATGTGCCCTGGCCCGACAA GGCGGTGATGGCCATAGCAGCTTACGTGAACGGCACTGACGAGCGTGGCCGCGTAATTCGGCGCACAATGGCCCGCTACCTGTCTCTCCTGTCAGCGCTCACTTTCCAAGGCATCAGTACAGCTGTCAAGAAACGCTTCCCAACGCTCGACCATATGGAGGAAGCTG GCCTGATGACCAAGGAGGAGCGGCGCGTGTACGACTCGATCCCGGTGGCCCACGGCAAGTGGTGGGTGCCGGCGCAGTGGTTCGTCGCGCTGGCCGTCCGTGCCCGCAAGGAAGGACGCATCAAGGATGACATCCTGCTCAAGCACCTGCTCCAG GAGATGCACGAGTTCAGAGGCTGCTGTGGCATGCTGTACAGTTATGACTGGATCAGCATTCCCCTGGTCTACACACAAGTGGTGACGCTGGCCATCTACACCTACTTCCTGGCCACCGTCATGGGCCGCCAGTACCTCAGTTCTTCGAGTGATGAGATTGACCTGTACATCCCGGTCTTCACCATCCTGCAGTTTTTCTTCTACATGGGCTGGTTAAAG GTGGCAGAACAACTCATAAACCCGTTtggtgaagacgacgatgatTTTGAGCTGAACTGGTGCCTTGACAGAAACCTGCAG GTATCATTTCAAATCGTTGATGACATGCACCAGCGACACCCCCGGCTGGTGCGCGATATCTACTGGGATGAGGCAGAACCGCAGCTTCCTTACACCAAGTCCTCGGTGAACCTCCGCACTCAGCCACACCTGGGTTCGGCCATGACCCTCGA TGTCGACCCTGAGGAGTCGGAGTTTGTTCCCATGGAGACCATCTTGGAGGAGGACCATGATGAGCACAAGTACACGAGCCCGCCAACATCACCGCCAAACGCGGCAGATGTGCAACCCGTGCCTGGGCCATTCAGTTCCCATTTCAACCATATGCCGCTGCACCTTCAGCCTCAGCCACCAGACGGTGCACCACTGTCCACCATTTCGAATCACCTGCTTGACAGCCCACTCATCAC GACTCGCAACACCTCTGACAACACCACACAGACAGGACTGCGGATTCTAAACACGGGCAGCCGTCTTCTCAACTTCATCATCGGCAGCAGCAACGACAACTTGCCGCAATCACCTAAGGTCAAAGAGCATCCGCTCGTGCCGCACTTTGTGTCACGCCCACAACTGAGCCGGCGCAACGCGCGGACTGTGTCCCTCTGCGAGGGCCTCGACCACCGCAGCCACGAGTTCGCAGTCGAGGAGCGCCGGTCGCTGCTGCGTGGAGAAGACAGGCCTACCATCAAGGAGTCGGTGCCAAAGTCTGTCATTGTTGACTTGGCAACGCCTACTGTGACCTTTGAGGAAGCCAAGCAGACTGAGGAATCGCAGCACGAGAAGAAAATGGAAGAACAGCCAGAGCCATCGCCGTACGAGCCAAACAGTTCAACCGAAAGCCTGCTGGCCGAAAACAGTCAGTGCAGTGCTGACAGCTACACTCAGCTGTTGCCACCATAA